GGACGGTGATTCCTTTGGGCAATGCCGAGGACTTGGATGTAGGCCCGAACGGTCTGCAGAACTACACGATCGCTCCCAGTTCCCATTTCCACGTCCTCACCCGCAGTCGCAGAGACGGAAGGAAGTTCCCAGAACTGGTGCTGGACAAAGCGCTGGACCGGGAGCAGCAGCCCGAGCTCAGCCTGACGCTCACAGCGCTGGACGGCGGCTCTCCGCCCAGGTCCGGGACCGCCCGCATCCACATCCTGGTAGTGGACGTAAACGACAATGCCCCCGAATTTGCACAGTCGCTCTATGAGGTTCAAATTCCGGAGAGCAGCCCCATCAACACTGTCGTGGTCACTgtctccgcttctgattcagatGCGGGAACTTTTGGGACAGTCTCATATGCATTTTCTCATGCTTCTGAAGAAATTCTCAAAACGTTTAAGCTCAATCCAATCACTGGTGCTATGCAGCTGGTCAAAAATCTGAATTTCGAGGCAGTGACGACATACGAAGTCGACGTCGAGGCCAAGGACGGGGGAGGGCTTTCGGGAAAATCCACCGTCCTCATTCAGGTGGTGGACATGAACGACAACGCCCCGGAACTGACCCTGTCCTCACTCACCAGCCCCATCCCCGAGAACTCGGGGGAGACGGTAGTGGCCGTTTTCAGCGTTTCGGACCAAGATTCTGGAGACAATGGGAGAGTCGTGTGTTCCATTCAGAACGACCTCCCGTTCGTCCTGAAACCCTCTGTTGAGAACTTCTACACCCTGGTAACCGATGGAGCGCTGGACAGGGAGGCCAGGGCCGAGTACAACATCACCATCACCGTGTCCGACCTGGGCACGCCCAGGCTGACCACCCGGCACCACGTCGTGGTGCAGGTGTCCGACGTGAACGACAACGCCCCGGCCTTCAGCCAGGCCGCCTACACCCTGCTGGTGCGCGAGAACAACAGCCCCGGGCTGCTCATCGGCTCCGTGAGCGCCAGCGACAGGGACGCGGGCGCCAACGCGCAGGTGACCTActcgctgctgccgccgccacaGCAGCCCGACGTGGCGGCGCTCGTGTCGGTGCACGCGGACAGCGGGCAGCTGTACGCGCTGCGCGCGCTGGACTACGAAGCCCTGCGCGCCTTCGAGTTCGGCGTGCGCGCCGCCGACCGCGGCTCCCCGGCGCTGAGCAGCGAGGCGCGCGTGCGCGTGCAGCTGCTGGACGCCAACGACCACGCGCCGGCCGTGCTGTACCCGCCGGCCAACGGCTCGGCCGCCTGCCCCGAGCTGGTGCCGCGCGCGGCCGACGCGGGCTACCTGGTGACCAAGGTGGTGGCGGTGGACGGCGACGCGGGCCAGAACGCCTGGCTGTCGTTCGAGCTGCTCAAGGCCACGGAGCCCGGGCTGTTCGGCGTGTGGGCGCACAGCGGCGAGGTGCGCACGGCGCGGCCGCTGAGCGAGCGCGACGCGCCCAGGCAGcggctgctggtgctggtgcgCGACCACGGCGAGCCGCCGCTGTCGGCCAGCGTCACGCTGCACGTGCTGCTGGTGGAC
Above is a genomic segment from Oryctolagus cuniculus chromosome 6, mOryCun1.1, whole genome shotgun sequence containing:
- the PCDHB3 gene encoding protocadherin beta-3 — encoded protein: MAASAVEAGGERFRRQRQVLLLFVSMAGSLAGSESRRYSVAEETDRGFLIANVAQDLGLRAEELASRGAQVTSRGSRQPLQLHQRTGDLLLNEKLDREELCGPAEPCILHFQILLQNPLQFITNELQVIDVNDHCPVFFENEMQLKILESAPPGTVIPLGNAEDLDVGPNGLQNYTIAPSSHFHVLTRSRRDGRKFPELVLDKALDREQQPELSLTLTALDGGSPPRSGTARIHILVVDVNDNAPEFAQSLYEVQIPESSPINTVVVTVSASDSDAGTFGTVSYAFSHASEEILKTFKLNPITGAMQLVKNLNFEAVTTYEVDVEAKDGGGLSGKSTVLIQVVDMNDNAPELTLSSLTSPIPENSGETVVAVFSVSDQDSGDNGRVVCSIQNDLPFVLKPSVENFYTLVTDGALDREARAEYNITITVSDLGTPRLTTRHHVVVQVSDVNDNAPAFSQAAYTLLVRENNSPGLLIGSVSASDRDAGANAQVTYSLLPPPQQPDVAALVSVHADSGQLYALRALDYEALRAFEFGVRAADRGSPALSSEARVRVQLLDANDHAPAVLYPPANGSAACPELVPRAADAGYLVTKVVAVDGDAGQNAWLSFELLKATEPGLFGVWAHSGEVRTARPLSERDAPRQRLLVLVRDHGEPPLSASVTLHVLLVDGFSQPYLALPEAAAAAEAARPDSLTVQLVVALAAVSSLLVLSVLALVAARLCGAGGGGGAGGVGVGAGCAVGGGGAGAEGRFPGPLLDVSGGGTLSHSYQYEVRLTGDAGTGEFKFLEPISPNYLAQGT